A stretch of the Esox lucius isolate fEsoLuc1 chromosome 2, fEsoLuc1.pri, whole genome shotgun sequence genome encodes the following:
- the cers3a gene encoding ceramide synthase 2 isoform X4 gives MADRHASSSLCRDPGEGQTESSTQSHPGTLLLVTLQNTWPDINGLSKKSGWSVRQVERWFRKKRNQDRPSVVKKFREASWRFVFYLLAFSGGLVALHDKEWFYDMREVWNGFPKQSMLESQYWYYILEMSFYGSLLFSVTFDVKRKDFKEQIIHHLATLILLSFSWCVNYIRIGTLVMLVHDASDVLLESAKLFNYAKWTKTCNSLFVVFAIVFLVTRLIIFPFWLIHCTWVYPTLQYPPFFGYYFFNMMLVVLQFLHIFWAYLILRMVKKFLFGNMTRDERSDGEEEEDDDEGSSLSEEEKEDSGHCFTNGSGVRTKEANNGCFTHLSFSANVCQTKTVY, from the exons ATG GCTGATAGGCACGCCTCTAGCAGCCTCTGCAGGGATCCAGGAGAAGGGCAGACAGAGAGTAGCACACAATCCCATCCTGGAACTCTACTACTTGTCACACTCCAGAACACCTGGCCAG ATATAAACGGTCTATCGAAGAAGAGTGGCTGGTCGGTTAGGCAAGTGGAGCGCTGGTTCagaaagaaaagaaaccagGATCGCCCAAGCGTAGTGAAGAAGTTCAGAGAGGCCAG TTGGAGGTTTGTGTTCTATCTGTTGGCGTTCAGTGGAGGACTTGTGGCCCTGCATGAT aaagAATGGTTTTATGATATGCGTGAGGTGTGGAATGGGTTTccaaaacag TCTATGCTGGAGTCTCAGTATTGGTACTACATTCTGGAGATGAGCTTCTATGGTTCCCTTCTCTTCAGCGTCACATTCGATGTCAAGAGGAAG GACTTTAAAGAACAGATTATCCACCATTTGGCCACCCTGATACTGTTGTCCTTCTCTTGGTGTGTCAACTACATTCGCATAGGAACCCTAGTGATGCTCGTTCATGATGCCTCCGATGTCTTACTAGAG TCTGCCAAGTTGTTTAACTACGCCAAATGGACGAAAACCTGCAACAGcctctttgttgtttttgcaattGTGTTCCTGGTAACCCGACTGATCATCTTCCCATTTTG GCTGATCCACTGTACCTGGGTCTACCCCACGCTGCAGTACCCCCCGTTCTTTGGCTACTATTTCTTCAACATGATGCTAGTTGTCCTGCAGTTCCTGCACATTTTCTGGGCCTACCTCATACTTCGCATGGTCAAGAAGTTCCTCTTCGGCAAC ATGACCAGAGATGAAAGAAGTgatggtgaggaggaggaggatgacgaTGAAGGAAGTAGTCTGAGtgaggaagaaaaagaggacAGTGGGCATTGTTTCACCAACGGGTCGGGTGTGCGCACCAAGGAGGCCAACAACGGTTGCTTCACACACCTGTCTTTCTCAGCGAACGTCTGCCAAACAAAGACCGTCTACTAA
- the cers3a gene encoding ceramide synthase 2 isoform X3 produces the protein MMDTLYEWFWWDRVWLPVNLTWADLEDRDGRVYAKASHLYVTFPYAIAFLLVRYLFEWLIGTPLAASAGIQEKGRQRVAHNPILELYYLSHSRTPGQADINGLSKKSGWSVRQVERWFRKKRNQDRPSVVKKFREASWRFVFYLLAFSGGLVALHDKEWFYDMREVWNGFPKQSMLESQYWYYILEMSFYGSLLFSVTFDVKRKDFKEQIIHHLATLILLSFSWCVNYIRIGTLVMLVHDASDVLLESAKLFNYAKWTKTCNSLFVVFAIVFLVTRLIIFPFWLIHCTWVYPTLQYPPFFGYYFFNMMLVVLQFLHIFWAYLILRMVKKFLFGNMTRDERSDGEEEEDDDEGSSLSEEEKEDSGHCFTNGSGVRTKEANNGCFTHLSFSANVCQTKTVY, from the exons ATGATGGATACCCTGTACGAGTGGTTTTGGTGGGATCGCGTCTGGCTCCCTGTCAACCTGACCTGGGCGGACCTGGAGGATCGTGATGGCCGTGTCTATGCCAAAGCTTCACACCTCTATGTGACGTTCCCCTACGCCATAGCCTTCCTGCTGGTCAGATACCTCTTTGAATG GCTGATAGGCACGCCTCTAGCAGCCTCTGCAGGGATCCAGGAGAAGGGCAGACAGAGAGTAGCACACAATCCCATCCTGGAACTCTACTACTTGTCACACTCCAGAACACCTGGCCAG GCAGATATAAACGGTCTATCGAAGAAGAGTGGCTGGTCGGTTAGGCAAGTGGAGCGCTGGTTCagaaagaaaagaaaccagGATCGCCCAAGCGTAGTGAAGAAGTTCAGAGAGGCCAG TTGGAGGTTTGTGTTCTATCTGTTGGCGTTCAGTGGAGGACTTGTGGCCCTGCATGAT aaagAATGGTTTTATGATATGCGTGAGGTGTGGAATGGGTTTccaaaacag TCTATGCTGGAGTCTCAGTATTGGTACTACATTCTGGAGATGAGCTTCTATGGTTCCCTTCTCTTCAGCGTCACATTCGATGTCAAGAGGAAG GACTTTAAAGAACAGATTATCCACCATTTGGCCACCCTGATACTGTTGTCCTTCTCTTGGTGTGTCAACTACATTCGCATAGGAACCCTAGTGATGCTCGTTCATGATGCCTCCGATGTCTTACTAGAG TCTGCCAAGTTGTTTAACTACGCCAAATGGACGAAAACCTGCAACAGcctctttgttgtttttgcaattGTGTTCCTGGTAACCCGACTGATCATCTTCCCATTTTG GCTGATCCACTGTACCTGGGTCTACCCCACGCTGCAGTACCCCCCGTTCTTTGGCTACTATTTCTTCAACATGATGCTAGTTGTCCTGCAGTTCCTGCACATTTTCTGGGCCTACCTCATACTTCGCATGGTCAAGAAGTTCCTCTTCGGCAAC ATGACCAGAGATGAAAGAAGTgatggtgaggaggaggaggatgacgaTGAAGGAAGTAGTCTGAGtgaggaagaaaaagaggacAGTGGGCATTGTTTCACCAACGGGTCGGGTGTGCGCACCAAGGAGGCCAACAACGGTTGCTTCACACACCTGTCTTTCTCAGCGAACGTCTGCCAAACAAAGACCGTCTACTAA
- the cers3a gene encoding ceramide synthase 2 isoform X1 — MCNGAVDLFSYTPVLVNGGVTFQSEAIWSNERCCKNQVHVKSCVVTMMDTLYEWFWWDRVWLPVNLTWADLEDRDGRVYAKASHLYVTFPYAIAFLLVRYLFEWLIGTPLAASAGIQEKGRQRVAHNPILELYYLSHSRTPGQADINGLSKKSGWSVRQVERWFRKKRNQDRPSVVKKFREASWRFVFYLLAFSGGLVALHDKEWFYDMREVWNGFPKQSMLESQYWYYILEMSFYGSLLFSVTFDVKRKDFKEQIIHHLATLILLSFSWCVNYIRIGTLVMLVHDASDVLLESAKLFNYAKWTKTCNSLFVVFAIVFLVTRLIIFPFWLIHCTWVYPTLQYPPFFGYYFFNMMLVVLQFLHIFWAYLILRMVKKFLFGNMTRDERSDGEEEEDDDEGSSLSEEEKEDSGHCFTNGSGVRTKEANNGCFTHLSFSANVCQTKTVY, encoded by the exons ATGTGCAACGGTgctgttgatttattttcttatacACCTGTCCTAGTTAACGGAGGAGTGACTTTCCAATCCGAGGCCATCTGGAGCAACGAGAGGTGTTGTAAGAACCAAGTTCATGTGAAAtcctg CGTCGTCACCATGATGGATACCCTGTACGAGTGGTTTTGGTGGGATCGCGTCTGGCTCCCTGTCAACCTGACCTGGGCGGACCTGGAGGATCGTGATGGCCGTGTCTATGCCAAAGCTTCACACCTCTATGTGACGTTCCCCTACGCCATAGCCTTCCTGCTGGTCAGATACCTCTTTGAATG GCTGATAGGCACGCCTCTAGCAGCCTCTGCAGGGATCCAGGAGAAGGGCAGACAGAGAGTAGCACACAATCCCATCCTGGAACTCTACTACTTGTCACACTCCAGAACACCTGGCCAG GCAGATATAAACGGTCTATCGAAGAAGAGTGGCTGGTCGGTTAGGCAAGTGGAGCGCTGGTTCagaaagaaaagaaaccagGATCGCCCAAGCGTAGTGAAGAAGTTCAGAGAGGCCAG TTGGAGGTTTGTGTTCTATCTGTTGGCGTTCAGTGGAGGACTTGTGGCCCTGCATGAT aaagAATGGTTTTATGATATGCGTGAGGTGTGGAATGGGTTTccaaaacag TCTATGCTGGAGTCTCAGTATTGGTACTACATTCTGGAGATGAGCTTCTATGGTTCCCTTCTCTTCAGCGTCACATTCGATGTCAAGAGGAAG GACTTTAAAGAACAGATTATCCACCATTTGGCCACCCTGATACTGTTGTCCTTCTCTTGGTGTGTCAACTACATTCGCATAGGAACCCTAGTGATGCTCGTTCATGATGCCTCCGATGTCTTACTAGAG TCTGCCAAGTTGTTTAACTACGCCAAATGGACGAAAACCTGCAACAGcctctttgttgtttttgcaattGTGTTCCTGGTAACCCGACTGATCATCTTCCCATTTTG GCTGATCCACTGTACCTGGGTCTACCCCACGCTGCAGTACCCCCCGTTCTTTGGCTACTATTTCTTCAACATGATGCTAGTTGTCCTGCAGTTCCTGCACATTTTCTGGGCCTACCTCATACTTCGCATGGTCAAGAAGTTCCTCTTCGGCAAC ATGACCAGAGATGAAAGAAGTgatggtgaggaggaggaggatgacgaTGAAGGAAGTAGTCTGAGtgaggaagaaaaagaggacAGTGGGCATTGTTTCACCAACGGGTCGGGTGTGCGCACCAAGGAGGCCAACAACGGTTGCTTCACACACCTGTCTTTCTCAGCGAACGTCTGCCAAACAAAGACCGTCTACTAA
- the cers3a gene encoding ceramide synthase 2 isoform X2, with protein sequence MRVVTMMDTLYEWFWWDRVWLPVNLTWADLEDRDGRVYAKASHLYVTFPYAIAFLLVRYLFEWLIGTPLAASAGIQEKGRQRVAHNPILELYYLSHSRTPGQADINGLSKKSGWSVRQVERWFRKKRNQDRPSVVKKFREASWRFVFYLLAFSGGLVALHDKEWFYDMREVWNGFPKQSMLESQYWYYILEMSFYGSLLFSVTFDVKRKDFKEQIIHHLATLILLSFSWCVNYIRIGTLVMLVHDASDVLLESAKLFNYAKWTKTCNSLFVVFAIVFLVTRLIIFPFWLIHCTWVYPTLQYPPFFGYYFFNMMLVVLQFLHIFWAYLILRMVKKFLFGNMTRDERSDGEEEEDDDEGSSLSEEEKEDSGHCFTNGSGVRTKEANNGCFTHLSFSANVCQTKTVY encoded by the exons atgcG CGTCGTCACCATGATGGATACCCTGTACGAGTGGTTTTGGTGGGATCGCGTCTGGCTCCCTGTCAACCTGACCTGGGCGGACCTGGAGGATCGTGATGGCCGTGTCTATGCCAAAGCTTCACACCTCTATGTGACGTTCCCCTACGCCATAGCCTTCCTGCTGGTCAGATACCTCTTTGAATG GCTGATAGGCACGCCTCTAGCAGCCTCTGCAGGGATCCAGGAGAAGGGCAGACAGAGAGTAGCACACAATCCCATCCTGGAACTCTACTACTTGTCACACTCCAGAACACCTGGCCAG GCAGATATAAACGGTCTATCGAAGAAGAGTGGCTGGTCGGTTAGGCAAGTGGAGCGCTGGTTCagaaagaaaagaaaccagGATCGCCCAAGCGTAGTGAAGAAGTTCAGAGAGGCCAG TTGGAGGTTTGTGTTCTATCTGTTGGCGTTCAGTGGAGGACTTGTGGCCCTGCATGAT aaagAATGGTTTTATGATATGCGTGAGGTGTGGAATGGGTTTccaaaacag TCTATGCTGGAGTCTCAGTATTGGTACTACATTCTGGAGATGAGCTTCTATGGTTCCCTTCTCTTCAGCGTCACATTCGATGTCAAGAGGAAG GACTTTAAAGAACAGATTATCCACCATTTGGCCACCCTGATACTGTTGTCCTTCTCTTGGTGTGTCAACTACATTCGCATAGGAACCCTAGTGATGCTCGTTCATGATGCCTCCGATGTCTTACTAGAG TCTGCCAAGTTGTTTAACTACGCCAAATGGACGAAAACCTGCAACAGcctctttgttgtttttgcaattGTGTTCCTGGTAACCCGACTGATCATCTTCCCATTTTG GCTGATCCACTGTACCTGGGTCTACCCCACGCTGCAGTACCCCCCGTTCTTTGGCTACTATTTCTTCAACATGATGCTAGTTGTCCTGCAGTTCCTGCACATTTTCTGGGCCTACCTCATACTTCGCATGGTCAAGAAGTTCCTCTTCGGCAAC ATGACCAGAGATGAAAGAAGTgatggtgaggaggaggaggatgacgaTGAAGGAAGTAGTCTGAGtgaggaagaaaaagaggacAGTGGGCATTGTTTCACCAACGGGTCGGGTGTGCGCACCAAGGAGGCCAACAACGGTTGCTTCACACACCTGTCTTTCTCAGCGAACGTCTGCCAAACAAAGACCGTCTACTAA